The Shewanella sp. MTB7 genome includes a window with the following:
- a CDS encoding winged helix-turn-helix domain-containing protein produces MLKITPYLELDTEANQLVDHVSNKKVILTFSESAVLHRLLLSSNPVCSKEELLSAGWPDRVVAVTSLTQCISTLRKKLDPYREVQLKTIARRGYQLHISTQSHVKLLTVNDTESMRAALVDASLLVKISGIVLALLLILLAWYFSDYHKVKQNLARWSADDQFELQVGGLKGNAQLLYKNDAPHLHPFMWEKHLLPDTSFLTCHDDFNAFAATDGTNYSMALCPGADKEQCAGKGLINLTSVDSESAELNLPEFVELSSAMEQRIRYNRVMLPESTDTAGALLEHNYQADVYFPVKGELLIRADINMSLIYDSDDTGKFYSSTCITDQDCITTPIKYKIRGKFKQYSGMIDGLKADIFQVQVEQKDLIKPDKLNDSAVRFYRDLRKRDIKDEELYFIRVHQDHKTAVWIIPLFGQVTAWYHYERFDI; encoded by the coding sequence GTGTTAAAAATCACTCCTTATTTGGAATTAGATACTGAAGCTAATCAGTTAGTTGATCATGTGAGTAATAAGAAGGTTATTTTGACTTTTTCTGAGTCAGCTGTGCTACACCGTCTTCTGCTCTCATCAAACCCAGTTTGCTCCAAAGAGGAGTTGCTTAGTGCGGGATGGCCCGATCGTGTCGTCGCTGTTACTTCGTTAACTCAATGCATTAGTACCTTGCGTAAAAAGCTTGATCCTTACCGTGAGGTGCAATTGAAAACCATTGCACGTCGTGGCTATCAGTTGCATATTTCGACTCAATCTCATGTGAAACTGTTGACGGTGAATGACACCGAGTCTATGCGCGCCGCGCTTGTTGATGCTTCTTTATTAGTCAAGATATCAGGCATTGTTCTAGCCCTGCTGCTTATTTTACTTGCTTGGTATTTCAGTGATTATCATAAGGTAAAGCAGAATTTGGCTCGCTGGAGTGCTGATGATCAATTTGAACTGCAGGTCGGTGGGTTAAAGGGCAATGCACAACTACTCTATAAAAATGATGCGCCGCATCTGCACCCGTTTATGTGGGAGAAACACCTGCTACCGGATACCAGTTTCTTAACTTGCCATGACGATTTTAATGCCTTTGCTGCGACCGATGGTACAAATTACTCCATGGCATTATGTCCTGGTGCTGATAAGGAGCAGTGTGCGGGTAAAGGGTTAATAAATTTAACCTCGGTTGACTCAGAATCTGCGGAGCTGAACCTACCGGAGTTTGTTGAGCTATCGAGTGCCATGGAGCAGCGCATCCGCTATAACCGGGTGATGTTGCCTGAAAGTACAGATACAGCGGGCGCCTTGCTTGAGCATAACTACCAAGCCGATGTATATTTTCCTGTTAAAGGAGAGCTGTTAATCCGTGCTGATATCAATATGTCTCTGATCTACGACTCTGACGATACAGGGAAGTTTTACTCTTCGACCTGTATTACTGACCAAGACTGTATAACCACCCCAATTAAGTACAAGATTCGCGGTAAGTTTAAGCAGTATTCAGGCATGATTGATGGTTTAAAAGCGGATATCTTTCAGGTTCAGGTAGAGCAGAAAGACTTGATCAAACCAGATAAGTTGAATGACTCAGCAGTGCGTTTTTACCGTGATTTGAGAAAACGTGATATTAAGGACGAAGAGCTATATTTCATCCGAGTTCACCAAGATCATAAGACTGCAGTATGGATTATCCCACTGTTTGGACAAGTCACGGCTTGGTATCATTATGAGAGGTTTGATATTTAA
- a CDS encoding ABC transporter permease, translating to MNMNRPRSPILIIAYKEICDSSRNRWLAFMGSMFLLLSLSVSFAGSAVTGSLYLPELNSLMSSLSTISVFIIPLAAILLCYDSFVGEEEAGTLLLLLSYPLTRSQIIFGKLLGHITVMLVATGFAFGFTAALLLLVGEQYHSAELVAAFAQFLLSSNLLALTFILLSYIVSLKCTEKAKAIGCLLLLWFLFVLIYDLLLLTLLVSDFSFANQYLINILIALSPTDLYRAINLVAIEGEGASGGLAMIATTDWGLSAMYALFLLWIVSLTFISHRTFKRKPL from the coding sequence ATGAATATGAATAGACCAAGATCCCCGATTCTGATTATTGCCTATAAAGAGATTTGTGACAGCTCTCGAAATCGCTGGCTAGCCTTTATGGGGAGTATGTTTTTACTGTTGTCTTTGAGTGTCAGCTTTGCTGGCAGTGCAGTTACTGGCAGTTTATACCTACCAGAGCTCAATAGTTTAATGAGCAGTCTATCGACTATCTCAGTATTTATCATCCCGCTGGCTGCGATATTACTTTGTTACGATAGTTTTGTCGGTGAGGAGGAGGCGGGCACCTTGTTGTTACTCCTGTCCTATCCGCTGACACGCTCGCAGATTATTTTCGGCAAGTTACTTGGTCACATTACTGTGATGTTAGTCGCCACTGGCTTTGCATTTGGTTTCACTGCCGCACTGCTGTTATTGGTTGGAGAGCAATATCATAGTGCCGAATTAGTGGCGGCGTTTGCTCAGTTTTTACTCAGCAGTAATTTGTTGGCACTAACCTTTATCCTGTTGAGTTACATTGTGAGTTTAAAGTGCACTGAAAAAGCCAAGGCGATTGGCTGTTTACTGCTGCTATGGTTTCTGTTTGTGCTGATCTACGACTTGCTACTCTTGACTTTACTTGTGTCAGACTTCTCTTTTGCCAATCAATATTTGATTAATATTTTGATCGCCTTGAGCCCAACGGATCTCTATCGTGCGATTAATTTAGTCGCCATTGAGGGGGAAGGTGCCAGTGGTGGCTTGGCGATGATAGCGACTACAGATTGGGGCTTATCGGCAATGTATGCCCTGTTTCTACTGTGGATTGTCTCTTTGACATTTATTTCCCATCGTACTTTTAAGCGAAAGCCGCTTTAA